A portion of the Bacteroidales bacterium genome contains these proteins:
- a CDS encoding carbohydrate kinase, which translates to MGYHTQGKQLGGAPSNCIYHGIDKDIEGYVITAVGDDENGREIMNRLKELNVHTDFVQTTSEYPTGTVGVELDEEGKPDYQIYENVAWDHIEWKEYLRKLAANLDGVCFGSLFQRNHVSRNTIHKFLESTNSSCTRVFDVNLRQGNYNRQVILKSLERADVVKLNEEELPVLSNYLGYTDELEDVLQKLLKDYELHLIAYTKGSEGSLLMSQGDQSYMEVPDVKVADTIGAGDAFTGILLKGLLQGVDLRSIHQTSTEVAAYVCTQQAATPKVTDDILKF; encoded by the coding sequence TTGGGATATCACACCCAGGGAAAACAACTGGGAGGTGCCCCGAGCAATTGTATATACCATGGCATTGATAAGGATATTGAGGGATATGTCATAACTGCCGTTGGAGATGACGAAAATGGGCGGGAAATTATGAACCGGTTAAAAGAACTTAATGTTCACACAGATTTTGTTCAGACTACCTCAGAATATCCTACAGGTACAGTAGGTGTTGAGCTGGATGAGGAAGGAAAACCCGATTATCAGATATATGAAAATGTAGCCTGGGATCATATAGAATGGAAAGAATATCTACGGAAATTAGCAGCGAATCTTGACGGGGTGTGTTTTGGAAGCCTTTTCCAGCGCAACCATGTTTCACGGAACACCATTCATAAGTTCCTTGAGTCTACTAATTCCAGTTGTACCCGCGTATTTGATGTAAATCTTCGCCAGGGTAATTATAACCGGCAGGTGATTCTCAAATCCCTCGAACGTGCAGATGTTGTCAAGCTTAATGAAGAGGAGTTACCTGTCCTTTCGAATTATCTCGGCTATACTGATGAGCTGGAAGATGTTTTGCAAAAGCTTTTAAAAGATTACGAGCTTCACCTCATTGCTTATACAAAAGGTTCTGAAGGGAGCTTGTTAATGAGCCAGGGAGATCAATCTTATATGGAAGTACCTGATGTCAAAGTGGCCGATACCATTGGTGCGGGGGATGCCTTTACCGGGATTCTGCTCAAGGGCCTATTGCAGGGAGTAGACCTTCGCAGCATTCATCAAACTTCTACAGAAGTTGCGGCTTATGTATGTACCCAACAGGCGGCCACACCTAAGGTAACCGATGATATATTAAAATTTTAA
- a CDS encoding L-rhamnose mutarotase yields MNKFIVLGFAIILIAASCSQQQKDCLDKQEHKNVKRIGQVVKLKKEYLDEYKRLHADTTPGVRDLLRKYHIRNFNIFLVQLADGDYYEFAYYEYWGDNYEKDMGKLDNEPRNQNWLRRTDPMQEGITEDQKGWKVMERIYFNY; encoded by the coding sequence ATGAATAAATTTATTGTATTGGGTTTCGCAATTATTCTTATTGCTGCTTCCTGTTCTCAACAGCAAAAGGATTGCCTGGACAAACAGGAGCATAAAAATGTGAAACGCATCGGTCAGGTGGTGAAGCTTAAAAAAGAGTACCTGGATGAGTATAAAAGATTGCATGCAGATACCACTCCTGGTGTCAGAGATCTATTGAGAAAATATCACATACGCAACTTCAACATCTTTCTGGTTCAACTGGCAGACGGAGATTACTATGAATTTGCCTACTATGAATACTGGGGCGATAATTATGAAAAAGATATGGGAAAACTTGACAATGAACCGAGAAATCAGAATTGGCTTAGACGCACCGATCCCATGCAGGAAGGTATTACCGAAGACCAGAAAGGTTGGAAGGTTATGGAAAGAATTTATTTTAATTATTAA